A window of the Vicia villosa cultivar HV-30 ecotype Madison, WI unplaced genomic scaffold, Vvil1.0 ctg.001440F_1_1, whole genome shotgun sequence genome harbors these coding sequences:
- the LOC131635167 gene encoding protein phosphatase 1 regulatory subunit INH3-like: MDRHRGTARQVVLSSPSVTGTTTITIESSVPSSSSQQEQQQPEVLFLPLNRKKKKVSWKDGTVDNEFMQKKSSKKCCIFHKEKPFDEDDSDEDDVPHGSDKHPHDHGDSEFCCKNYDEAGPSS, encoded by the coding sequence ATGGACAGACACAGAGGCACCGCCAGACAAGTAGTGCTGTCTTCCCCTTCTGTTACTGGCACCACCACCATAACAATTGAAAGCTCAGTTCCATCATCCTCTTCTCAGCAGGAACAGCAGCAACCTGAAGTCCTTTTCCTCCCCCTCAATCGCAAGAAGAAGAAGGTCTCGTGGAAAGACGGAACTGTGGACAATGAGTTCATGCAGAAAAAGAGTTCCAAGAAGTGTTGTATCTTTCATAAAGAGAAgccctttgatgaagatgatagtgatgaagatgatgtgcCCCACGGCTCTGATAAACATCCCCATGATCACGGTGACAGTGAATTTTGTTGCAAGAATTATGATGAAGCTGGCCCAAGCAGTTAG
- the LOC131635187 gene encoding actin-depolymerizing factor 7 — MANAASGMAVNDECKLKFLELKAKRNYRFIVFKIENQEVVVEKLGGPEETYEDFSACLPADECRYAVFDFDFTTAENCQKSKIFFIAWSPDISKVRHKMVYASTKDRFKRELDGIQVELQATDPSEMSFDIVKSRAL, encoded by the exons ATG GCTAACGCAGCGTCTGGAATGGCTGTTAACGATGAATGTAAATTGAAGTTTCTCGAGTTAAAAGCGAAGAGAAACTACCGTTTTATTGTGTTTAAGATCGAGAATCAAGAAGTTGTAGTGGAGAAGCTTGGAGGTCCGGAAGAAACCTACGAGGACTTCAGTGCATGTCTACCTGCTGATGAGTGTCGCTATGCTGTCTTTGATTTTGATTTCACCACCGCTGAAAACTGTCAGAAAAGCAAGATTTTCTTCATTGCATG GTCACCAGATATTTCAAAAGTGAGACATAAGATGGTGTATGCTAGCACCAAggacagattcaagagggaactTGATGGGATTCAAGTTGAGCTGCAAGCAACAGATCCAAGTGAAATGAGCTTTGACATCGTTAAATCGCGAGCACTATAA